ACGACGACGCCGTCGGCGCCGGCCTCGATCTCCTCGTAGACGGCCTGCGCGAGGTCCCGCCAGATCGGCGGCTCCATGTTCTCCGAGAGGATGTTGGCGACGACGCGGCCGCGGTAGTTCGCGCGGCCCGCCAGGTCCGGCACCGCGCGCAGGACGTCTTCGGCGTCGAACTGCGCCGTGACGGCGCCGGTGCGGTAGTCGACCGTCGAGGCGATCGTCCCGCCGGTCGAGATCAGCGAGATCGTCGGCAGGTCGTCGTCGAACTCGATCTCCGAGGCGGCGCCCTCGTCGCCCGCGGCGTCGGCCCCGTCGATCTCGTAGACGTCCTCCGCGAGGACTTCCACGTCGGCCCCCTCCCGGTCGACGCCGACGTTGTAGCCGCCCTCGAGTTTCACCACGAGGTGATCGTCCGTGCTCGAGGGGAGCAACACGCCTTCGTACGTGCGGTCCGCGCGATCGACGCGGATGCGGTCGCCTGGGTTCATAGATATGGCTCGACGTTGCGCGGCGGCGGACTTGAAGGCACGCTTTCCGTTTAGCGGCGCCATTCCGGTCACCGACGTGCCATCGTCCGATCGAACGATCGCGCAAAAACTCCCGAGAACGGATTCGACCGTCCGAGTTTACGAGCCCGTCTTCTCGACCCGGTACCAGGCCCCGTCCCAGCTGAGGCCGTACTCGAGCAGCGACTTGAGCGTCAGGATCCCGAACGCGGGGTAGAGCAGCGGCGCCAGGACGACCGTCCAGCTGAGGCCGTCAATCCGACCGTCGCGGGTATCGCGCCAGGCGACCAGGCCGATGGTCGCGACCAGGGCGGTGAACGGCAGGAGGAACGCCGATTCGACGTCCAGAACGAGCAACAGGAGGAGCTTCGAGGTGAGCGCGAGGGTGAACAGGCTGCCGAAGAGACTCGAGCACATCCGGCCGATCGAGACGAGGCCGCGGCGGTCGATCTCGCCGCGGAGAAGGTCGCCGACGGTCGCGTGCAGGACTTCGATCTGGCCGACGCGCCAGCGCTTACGCTGGCCCCAGAGGTCGGCCAAGGTGTGCGGCGCTTCCATCGTGTTCGTACACTGGCGGGCCTGGCGGACGGTCAGTCCCTCGCGGTAGCAGGCGTGGGCGAAGTCGAGGTCCTCGGTGAGCATGTCGTCGTAGCCGCCGACGCGCTCGAAGGCCTCGCGGGTGAGAACCGTCGAGGAGCTGCGGCAGTTGGTGAAATCGAAGAGTTCGACCAGTTTGTAGCTTGCATGGAAGACGACCCGTTCGCAGTAGGCGACCGTCTCGACGGGGCCGGTCGGCCGCGGGATCCGGCGACCCTGGAAAACGTCTGTGCCGTCGAGCAGCGCGCCCATCGCTCGCGGCAGGAACTCGGGCGTGATCCGCTCGTCGGCGTCGAACACCGCGATGTACTCGGCATCGCGCTCGCGGACGGCGTAGTTGATCGCGCCCGCCTTGGACCCGGGTTCGCCGTTGACGAGACACGTCACTCGGTCGCGTTCGGCCGCGAGTTCGCGGGCGCGGTCCAGCGTCGGGCCGTCGTTGGGTTCGGCGACGACGACGATCTCGAGGTTCTCGTACGCACTTTCACAGAGGGATTCGACGCTCTCGGCCATTACCACGTGATCGCGGTAGACCGGAACGATCGCCGTCAGCCGTGGGCCGTCGATGACCGACTCGATGGCGTCCCGCGACGACCACACCTCGCGGGCCAGCAACAGCCCGGTGATCGCCACGAAGCACGTAAACACCGCCATCGCCGACAGCGCTTCGAGGAAGATAACCTGGACAGTCACGACGAGGAAGTCGACCGTGATCCGCTGGATCTCTCGACCCTGCGTGAGTCCGAAGACGAGCAGGACGACCGCGCCGACGACGGTTCCCCCGTGCTCGACGGCGCGAGGGACTGTCGAAATCATTAGCGGGGATTTCAATCGACGGTTTATCAATTCTTCTACGCCGTCGTTCGGTACCTGCGCTGGCCGGCGCTATCGCGGCCCCGTTCGATACCGGGGACGATTCGGGTCAGGCACGGGGCGACGCGTGCCGACCGCGATTGCGCCCACCTCGCAATATTTATAACCAGACATCCGTTCACATACGTGATATGCAAGCCGAGCCGCAAGCGTTCGACCGGGTTCTCTCCTCGATGTGTACGGACCCTCACCCGGCGGCGCGCGACG
This window of the Natrinema salifodinae genome carries:
- a CDS encoding glycosyltransferase, producing the protein MISTVPRAVEHGGTVVGAVVLLVFGLTQGREIQRITVDFLVVTVQVIFLEALSAMAVFTCFVAITGLLLAREVWSSRDAIESVIDGPRLTAIVPVYRDHVVMAESVESLCESAYENLEIVVVAEPNDGPTLDRARELAAERDRVTCLVNGEPGSKAGAINYAVRERDAEYIAVFDADERITPEFLPRAMGALLDGTDVFQGRRIPRPTGPVETVAYCERVVFHASYKLVELFDFTNCRSSSTVLTREAFERVGGYDDMLTEDLDFAHACYREGLTVRQARQCTNTMEAPHTLADLWGQRKRWRVGQIEVLHATVGDLLRGEIDRRGLVSIGRMCSSLFGSLFTLALTSKLLLLLVLDVESAFLLPFTALVATIGLVAWRDTRDGRIDGLSWTVVLAPLLYPAFGILTLKSLLEYGLSWDGAWYRVEKTGS